A single region of the Pseudalkalibacillus berkeleyi genome encodes:
- a CDS encoding DMT family transporter, protein MNWIILITVFLGGVAVAVQASINGGLGRHIGVIEGAFLSFLIGTITLFVIMLFFGKGNVFLATEVPRWELVGGILGAFYVYTMVLSVPRIGVAAALVAVIAAQIITSSLIDHFGWLGMKQIPIDGQRILGFVFLLAALYLITKK, encoded by the coding sequence ATGAACTGGATTATTCTCATTACAGTATTCTTAGGCGGGGTTGCTGTAGCCGTTCAAGCAAGTATAAATGGAGGACTCGGAAGGCACATCGGCGTCATTGAAGGTGCGTTCCTTTCATTTTTAATAGGAACGATTACATTGTTCGTCATCATGCTTTTTTTTGGTAAGGGAAATGTTTTTCTAGCGACCGAAGTGCCCCGTTGGGAACTAGTCGGTGGCATACTAGGTGCGTTCTATGTGTACACGATGGTGCTCTCCGTTCCACGAATTGGTGTCGCAGCAGCATTAGTGGCAGTCATTGCGGCGCAAATCATTACGAGTTCACTCATTGACCATTTCGGATGGCTTGGTATGAAGCAGATTCCAATTGATGGTCAAAGGATCCTCGGGTTCGTCTTTCTCCTCGCAGCCCTTTATCTAATCACCAAAAAATAA